Part of the Paenibacillus sp. JNUCC32 genome is shown below.
CCCCATTAAACAGCATCGTGAACACGAACAGCAGCATGAACAGGCCGCGCCCCCGAAAATCTTTGCGTGATAGCGGGTAAGCCGCCATAACGGACAGAATGAGATTAATCGAGGTGCCTGCCAGCGTATAGAACAGCGTGTTCATGAAGCCTTTTGCAACCATCGTGTTTTTGAACACCGCACGGTACCCCTCGAGCGTCGGTTCGACGGGCCACAGCCATACCTTTCCCGATAAAACCGCGCTGCTGGAACTGAACGAAGCACTGACTACATAAATCAACGGATATAACACAACGATTAAGAAAACGGATAAAATGACGTAGTTCACCACCGTAAAAACGCGGTCCGAGCCGGATTCCTTCATGGCAGGTGATTGCATTACATATCCTCCTTTCCTTACCAAAGACTTTCCTGCTTCAGCTTTTTGGCCGTCTGATTCACGATCAGCAGCAGCACGAAGCCGATGATCGCTTTAAACAAGCCAATCGCCGTGGCATAAGAGAAATTCATCGCTTGGGATACCAGTCCAACCTTGTACACATACGTGTCGATGACCTCGGAAGATCGCAAATTCAGCGCATTCTGCATTAACAGGATTTTCTCGAAGCCGGTCTCCAGCATTTGACCCGTATTCAGAATGAGCAGAATGATGGCGATGGGCATAATGCCCGGCAGGTCAATATGGCGCATCCGCTGCATCTTCGAAGCGCCGTCGATGACGGCTGCTTCATGGAGTGCCGGATCAATGCCTGAAAGCGTTGCCAAAAAGATGATGCAGGAAAACCCGACGTTCTGCCAAATATGGGACCACACGTAGATCGACTGAAACCAGGAGGCCTCGGCCATGAAATGATAGGGACCTGCGCCGAACCAGCCGAGCATCGTGTTGATGAGCCCCGTTCTCGGGTCCATAAACTGCAGCATCAAGCCCACCAATACGACCAGAGAGATGAAATAAGGCGCGTATGTAACCATCTGGACGGTGTTCTTGAAACGCCGGTTTCTTACATAATTCAAACCGAGCGCGAGCAGAATGGGAAACGGAAAACTGGCTATCAGCGTGTACAAGCTAATGGAGAACGTATTCTTAAGCAAACGCCAAAATTCATGCGATTGGAAGAAACGTTCGAACTGGGCAAATCCGACCCATGGACTGCCACTGATTCCTTTTGTGACGTTGAACTCTTTAAACGCAATCTGCGCGCCGTACATCGGCACATACTTGAATATGATGATGTACAATAACGGGAGCAAAAAAAGCGCGTACAATTGCCAGCTGCGGATGATACTCTTCCAGCCACTCAGCAGTTACCACTCCAATCTTCAATGGGATTCGTCCCGATCCGGTCCGTGATTGGAGTATATACAGCCGGCTTGTTCCGCGTAAATCTTCATGTTCCTGTCGACTATTCAGAATTTTAGAATGGGCTGTTATTCATCAATCCGGCAGTACGCATCTCTTTAGATTAAGCATAATCTCCGGCCCGGTGAAGGCGTCTGTACTCGGTGGCGCTTATCCCGTTTACGCGTTTAAACGCCCGGCTGAAGGTGTTGAGTGACAAATAGCCGCAAGCTGCAGCGATGTCGCTGACCGGCTTGTCGCTAGTCGCCAACTCCCGCTTAGCCTCATCCATGCGGAGCTTCTCAAGATACTCCGAGAAATTCAAGCCCGTCTGCTCCTTGAAGAAGTACGATACATAAGCTTCGGAAGTGTGGGTTTCCCGGGCGAGCGCGGATAAACTCAGATCGCTCTCCCCATAGTGCTTCTCGATATAGCTCAGCAGCCGGTTCGTTAAATGAGCATTATGGCTCTTCTTCCTCTCCTCGTTCTTCTGACAGAGGCGAACGAAAGCGGCATAAAGAATATTCATGCCTTCAGCAGGGGATAACTCGGGATTTAACGCTCGGATGACGGCATCCGTTTCCTCCGTTCGGTGGCTTCCATCATTCCCTGTCTGTTCGTTGCACTTCATCAGGGTACCGCTAAGCTCCTGGACAAGGAGCTTCTCGACGGCCATCGGCATTTGCCGATCCGACCTGTTCTTCTCTTTGATCTGCCGAAAAAGCTGCTTTGTCTCATCCAGATTGCCGGCTTTCACGAGCTGGATTAACCGCATCTCTTCGTCTGCCGGGTAATAATAGGAAAAGGCCGGCATTACCATCTCGGCATGATAGAAAATAGGAGACTTCTCGCTCCATCCCGCATGATGCAGGACAAACTTGGCCTCCCCGTAGGAACGATACAGCTCGGCAATATTGGACCGGAACTCGCCTACAGCCATGTACAGGCCCGTGCCGGAAATTCCAATCAAATGCTCATGGATCGACTGTAGATGTGCACGCATTTGCATCGTGAATTCCTCTTTGTCCGCTGCCGTTCCAGACAAGACCAGAACCAATTGATTTTCTCCAAAGTCATGCAGCAGCGCCCCTTCTCCGCATAATGATTGAATCCGGTCGCGGATGTTGATTTTGACAATATCGAGCTCCATCAGCATTTCTTCCATGAATGGCTCGTGGTATCCTCGAATATGAAGAAGCGCCACCGCATGGTGAGATCCCCTGAGCTGAACCTGCGCGTGTTCCATGGCAGCCTCCAGCTCCTGCATCGACGTGAAGCTCCCTTTCAGAAGACGATCAACCAGAACGTTTCGCAGCATCGGAATCTGCTCTTCCAACCGCTCCTTCAGCGAATCATGGCTTTCAACCAGCTCGGATACGGAATGGCCGATATAATCAACGGCGTTACGCGAAGCAGTTTGAGCTGCTTCCGATCGCGTTGAAGGCAGCAGCTGAAGGATTTTGAGGAGCGGCCTGCTGCTTCGATATGCCAAATAACCGGCTACGCCTAACCCCAGCAGCAGAGCTGTAATGAAGATGGTTAACGTCAACTGCTTGATATAATATACCTTTTGGAGCACCACGGATTTAGGCTGGGCGGATACATAGCTCCAGCCGTTGTATTCGGATGTGGATTGAGTCACAAGCATCTCCTGTTCATCCCATCGGATATGGGTATCGCCACTTTTTATGGGAAGCGCTTTCATGAAATCCTGTTCTTTCAATCCGATGGAGCTGATCAAGTTTCCGTTAGCATCCGCTATATAGGCAAAGCCCTCTTGTTCCGGATCGACTTTGCGGAGCATGTCCTGGATCTGCCTATTGTTAATCAGGACCGTAACAACCCCGCTGCTGCTTTTGTTCCCGAAGGATTGCATATAACTCACGACGGAGTATGGTTTGCCTTCATAAACAACCGAATGTCCCGGCGTATACGTTTTATAATGATACTGCCCGAACAATGCTTGCCTCCATTCGCTTAACGATTGGCCTTCATAACGCAGCAGCAAACGATAATACTGGTCTGACGTATACACTTTGCGGGGAGAGATGACCATGCTGCTGTTCTTGTACGCGATGTAATAATCCACAATGAAATGATTAAACAGTTTGTAGTTAAACAAGCTCTTTTCCAAATCCCACAAACGGTATGGGCCTGTGCCGGCAAATGGTTCTTTCTCGAATTGAAAAGATTGGATCTTGGATTCGCTCGACATCTGCCGTGCGATGTTCTCGATTTCGGCAAATCGCTGATCCAGCGCTTCCTGAATTTGCTGCAGTGCCGCAGAGGTGCTCTTTACCGTCTCGTTTTCAATCAGCTCCGAGGTTTTCCCATAAGCAAACCATCCAACCAATAGGGAGCCTACCAGAATGACGGCATACGGTATAAAAAATCGAAACAACAGCCCTGCCTTCTCTCCCGAAACGGATTTCACCGGCATTTTCCCCCTTTCTTCCCTTCAGATATGATCCAATATATCAAAGATTGATGCGCGTAGTCAGTAGACCAAAAGGCACTGATTTCCCCCCTAGTAAGCGTCCGTAAACGCAAAAAGACCCGCCTATGCAGATCAGATTTCGACCATTCGGTTTCACCCCGTACTTCCTAGCTTCGTCATATCCTATATCCGAACGCTGGGATTTATATGGATAACCGCCTTTTTACGTCATGTGCAGTACATCTGCACTATAGCAAACGTCATGCTCAGACATAAAATAACCAGATCATGTATGGCACAGGAGGAAAAGAATGCGGAAAGGATTTAACAATTACCGGAGAAAACTGAAGCGTATTCCATCTCGTAGATTGCGGCTTCATCGAAAAACTCAACGATATATTCGTAAAGCCATCATCCAAATGATGTCAAATATACAACATTCATTGAATCCCAAAGCCCAGATCGGTCGGAAATCGGCTGATCCGATTGTCGTTAATCAGAAATCGAATCATTCTGTTGTTGAAACAAAAAAAATTAGCGTTTTAATTGTGTCTTCATTGCAAGGAGAGTCGTTTTGGCGAACGGAACAATTCATATCGGATCAATTCCATCGCTTAGTCAAAGAGGTTGTTTCAATCAAAGCTTATCCAGGCTTTACTAACCTCCTGTCTCAATATAACCCTGATTTATTGTTGTTTATTGGTCATGATGTACCGCCTGAAGATTTAAACATAATTAATACAATTCCTTTAAAAACGGCAATCTGGTTATCGGATGAACCGGGAGCTTCCGATTCGCTCAAACCAGTCGTTAGCGCATTCGATTATGTCTTTACCCAAAATACGTCCCATATCCCGTTCTACTGGTATGGCTCAGGGTGTAAGCAGGTCGTTCATCTGCCCTTTGCAGCAGACCCAACCATTTATTTTCCTAAGTCTGTCCCAGACGAATATCAATCGGACGTCCTTATTATTGGCGATGCAGGCGCGGCCGACCAAGAGTATTTTCAAGGGATACAGCTCTTGCTGAATAATAAGAAGGTTCGTATTTCAGGAAAAGGATGGGAAAATGAAGCCATGGTTACCCCCATTCCTCCAGATGCAGAATTATCATATTTTTATAATGGTGCTGATATCATCATCAATTGGAGTTCTTCGAGCCGCCCTGCGTTCGATGCTTCTGCCTGCGGCGCTTTTCAATTAATAAAGGATCATCCGCATATATATGGATTTATGCGTCCCGGCGAGAATCTAATTGCCTTCCATACACCCGACGAACTTCAAGAAAAACTCAACCATTACATGGTTCATGTAGATCAAAAAAGACAAGTAGCCACCAATTCTCTATGGGGAAGCAAATACGAGTATTCCTGTCTTCAACTCGTGTCAAAACTTCTTCATGTCGTAGTGCACAATTAACAATGAATTCGCACAACTTGACATGATAAGCTTGTTTTAGGAGGTATGATCGGTTGAAACTCATTGCTTTCTTGTTGCCGCAATTTCATCAGATTCCGGAGAACGACCAATGGTGGGGAGAAGGATTTACGGAATGGACGAACACGAGA
Proteins encoded:
- a CDS encoding ABC transporter permease, which encodes MYALFLLPLLYIIIFKYVPMYGAQIAFKEFNVTKGISGSPWVGFAQFERFFQSHEFWRLLKNTFSISLYTLIASFPFPILLALGLNYVRNRRFKNTVQMVTYAPYFISLVVLVGLMLQFMDPRTGLINTMLGWFGAGPYHFMAEASWFQSIYVWSHIWQNVGFSCIIFLATLSGIDPALHEAAVIDGASKMQRMRHIDLPGIMPIAIILLILNTGQMLETGFEKILLMQNALNLRSSEVIDTYVYKVGLVSQAMNFSYATAIGLFKAIIGFVLLLIVNQTAKKLKQESLW
- a CDS encoding helix-turn-helix domain-containing protein yields the protein MPVKSVSGEKAGLLFRFFIPYAVILVGSLLVGWFAYGKTSELIENETVKSTSAALQQIQEALDQRFAEIENIARQMSSESKIQSFQFEKEPFAGTGPYRLWDLEKSLFNYKLFNHFIVDYYIAYKNSSMVISPRKVYTSDQYYRLLLRYEGQSLSEWRQALFGQYHYKTYTPGHSVVYEGKPYSVVSYMQSFGNKSSSGVVTVLINNRQIQDMLRKVDPEQEGFAYIADANGNLISSIGLKEQDFMKALPIKSGDTHIRWDEQEMLVTQSTSEYNGWSYVSAQPKSVVLQKVYYIKQLTLTIFITALLLGLGVAGYLAYRSSRPLLKILQLLPSTRSEAAQTASRNAVDYIGHSVSELVESHDSLKERLEEQIPMLRNVLVDRLLKGSFTSMQELEAAMEHAQVQLRGSHHAVALLHIRGYHEPFMEEMLMELDIVKINIRDRIQSLCGEGALLHDFGENQLVLVLSGTAADKEEFTMQMRAHLQSIHEHLIGISGTGLYMAVGEFRSNIAELYRSYGEAKFVLHHAGWSEKSPIFYHAEMVMPAFSYYYPADEEMRLIQLVKAGNLDETKQLFRQIKEKNRSDRQMPMAVEKLLVQELSGTLMKCNEQTGNDGSHRTEETDAVIRALNPELSPAEGMNILYAAFVRLCQKNEERKKSHNAHLTNRLLSYIEKHYGESDLSLSALARETHTSEAYVSYFFKEQTGLNFSEYLEKLRMDEAKRELATSDKPVSDIAAACGYLSLNTFSRAFKRVNGISATEYRRLHRAGDYA
- a CDS encoding glycosyltransferase family protein; the encoded protein is MRKGFNNYRRKLKRIPSRRLRLHRKTQRYIRKAIIQMMSNIQHSLNPKAQIGRKSADPIVVNQKSNHSVVETKKISVLIVSSLQGESFWRTEQFISDQFHRLVKEVVSIKAYPGFTNLLSQYNPDLLLFIGHDVPPEDLNIINTIPLKTAIWLSDEPGASDSLKPVVSAFDYVFTQNTSHIPFYWYGSGCKQVVHLPFAADPTIYFPKSVPDEYQSDVLIIGDAGAADQEYFQGIQLLLNNKKVRISGKGWENEAMVTPIPPDAELSYFYNGADIIINWSSSSRPAFDASACGAFQLIKDHPHIYGFMRPGENLIAFHTPDELQEKLNHYMVHVDQKRQVATNSLWGSKYEYSCLQLVSKLLHVVVHN